A window of Glycine soja cultivar W05 chromosome 13, ASM419377v2, whole genome shotgun sequence genomic DNA:
aagtaaaaaaaaaaaatattttgcggattttaaagattaaaaaaataactttaaatttaaatgactaaagacatatttaaatatatatatagagagagagagtgagggaGAGATTATGTACCGTGTATCTCTTTGGTTTGTCGCTGTTATAATCCACGAAACTCCAATCTGGAACGTAGAGGCTGAAGATTGTGACCATGTAAATGACAAATGCCACAAAGCCCCCCAACCTATGTAACACATAATATATGCATGCCATTGTCAAAGCAAATTCACAATCtctattgttatattttatattgttttagtctaacaaaatatgttttttttagttcttatttaaattattttagtcttGATATTGAAGTACTTTTTAGCAtttcaataaaaactaaaagtgggcgttttttttttaaagaataaaaaaaaaattaaatagagtCATAAGAgactaaaatagaaaatatttttttagcataACAAACTTATATTATTTCATGTAAAATGAGAGATTCAATACAAATAGGACttgaataaaaaacatattgagGAACAAAAGATCTAGATGCCCTTGTTAAACAATGAACAACTCGATTGATTTGTCTACAAACAAACTATACACTAAAGTTTTCGAGATGAAGTAATTTATTTGCACAACTTTGAGGATATGAGACTCGCttctttagtaaaaaaaaaaaatcatttttaagcaCCAAGAATATAGTTaaactttttttcatatttttagttgAGTTATGAGAAtgaaatgtgttgtttttcTCACCATTGCCATCGATAGGCAGTGAAAATGGACAGGTGTCCTGGCTTCAAGGTAGAGGGTCTAAGCTTGGTGGTGTATGTCTCTATTAGAGCTACAACACAGTATACAAGGGCTATTCTCTGCATAAACACACATTTAATATAAAGAATCATGGTTACTAAAGAatttaataatgtaattttgatCAGCATGTATTACTCTATCCAAACCTGGAGAATGCCACACCATCGGATAAATCTCATGTCAACTCCATATGATAGATCATCAGGGGCATGAGAGTATCCACCTGCAAATCAAATTTATCAGTGCTCTtgcttacacacacacacacacacacatatatatatatatatatatatcatacttGGGTTTGCATGATATACATTGACCATCAGACCATCCTACTGAAATTTCCAAGTGACATTAATCGTACACATTTAAATATATGCAACCATAACAAAATCCTTCGAAGTTTCATTTATTGGCAAATGGTCTAGTATCTCTGAAGCTTATAATCTATGTTGCCAAGTTTGAGTTTGATCTTCTACAATATGTACATTAAAACAGTGAGCTAGAGGAGACTTGTTTACCTTGCAAAAGTATGCCCCAAAAGAGAAGCTTCAATGTCCTAAGGATTATCTTCTTCACAGCATACTTAACCTTGGGGATTCTCTGGGTTGTCACAAATTACAACCAAAACATTATAAATGATCATTACaggataaatagttattttcattCCTGAATGTGTAGAATGTTAACAAATTGATCTAcgaaagatgaaaattcaaatattaatctccaaaaatgaaaaaggtgTGACAAATTCATTAATTTCTGTATATTAGCATTAATGAAAGAGCTTAAGTGGTATagaagaatcaaaatatcacaaaaataatTGCCAACATGATTGCTCAATAgattggaccaaaatgtcaataagttTTCATTTGACCAAAATGATAGTAAATTTTCATTTGACTAATTTTTCATATcccaaattttgttttatttaaggataaaatttaatttaatcttcatcttttttttttattcttgcaaGCATAATATTACAAGAAGCACATAAAAAAATAGGGAAGCAAACATAAGTTATAACAAAAATCTATGTattgattaataaacataagttaTAACAAATCCATTTACTCTTTCATTAACCGTAACGGACTAAAGTTAATGCAGGGATGAAATTAtcgcatttttttatttttaaagactaaaatttaaatttttatctttcaagaaTGAATTTATCAACACTCTATATGTTaagagacaaaaataattatttatccaacTTACATTATATGCAGACTATCTAAAGTGTTTTGCTATactatgaaataaataaataattcagaaatactataaattaatatatgcagaatgaaaaattaatacattaatGACAGAGTATGTAACGAAGTGAGAGAAAGATCCTAGCAATAAGTATTAACTAATGATCATTAAACCTTTGTACAATTTATTCAAAAGTAAAACAGTTTGGAGTAACATTTTATAACAGGACTATGTTAACTAGACAAATGGAAACTTTACATAAAACACAGAATATAACTCTTAATTAGTAATCCGTAGTACCTTTAGTGCCAGGGCTATTGCAACCccaacaatgaaaagaaagaagggcaTAACGAAATCAGCCAATGTACATCCATTCCACGGGGAGTGATCAATGCGTGGATAAGCTCCACCAGCATCGTCTACTAGTACCATCAACTGCACATATAGGTAACTCGATTACAGTTATATACAACAGCTTTTAGTCTTGTTTCCTATTCAAAATGTATATAGAttacgataaaaaaaaagtattacggTGTCAtctaatatgataaatttattaacttttataataattattttaaagtcatAGATTATTCAAGAAATTAAGAGCTATGTAGAAAAGTTTGCAAAACTATCTTAGTAGTACACTAACCACAATGGTGAGGCCCCTGAATGCATCGAGGGTTGCAACTCTCCTTGTCTTTTGCTTCACCAATGGTTGCTCTTGCTCCACTATTTGCTGAACGGACTCACCCTCTTGTGTAGTCCTTGTGTCTCTGTCATGCTCAATGGAATCTCCCTCACCATTGATTTTTTCAATTTCCTGTTTCAATTCGCCCTTATGGTAATCATTATGGGGTGTGTTTAGCCCTTCTTCCATTCTCTTGGCTTCATCCATGGTTGAATATTCACAATTCCAgcccttttttctcttttggtggAACCAAACTATATAACCTTGTTATCAATACACAAAGGTGtaggacacacacacacatatatatatacacatatatacacacacgtCCCACACGAGACAGAAAAAAGGTCCTTGGGGAGAAAGACAGAGAATGGATCCACATTCATTTGACTGAGaaattcttatcatttattaacttaaaaaatctCCTTTGGAGTCTTCTAAGGTTGTATTTGTTTCAAGGCATCACCAATTATTTCCGAGAATATAAATATGGGAATATCacattttcatatttgttttaagttttaaaaatatattctcgGGCATTATTGATTTCTAAGAATATAAAATACTCATACTTTTCTCATTTCTCACTTCTCACTTCTTATTCTCATGATCAAGGATGAGTATACACTTAAAATAATTGAGTATATATTTTGGTAGAAGAatctataaaacataaaatcataaatgatTCCATTTCGCCTTGGTTTCTCAACATAATTAATCAAGTCTaagtaaaatcaatttattttgtaaaatgtgCGTGAAACACATGCCTTAATTTTGTCATGTTATTTCAGGTGGGTGTCTAGATTGCATTTATTTTAACTAGACAATAGTTTTGTGCCAAAATTTCTAGATAAAATAGTTGAATCATAAAcgttttaaacaacaacaaaaaaataatagtagcaAGTAGCAGCTAACAAGATGGTGGGTGCATCATGTTAATCAGTGCAGccaatattttgtttctttttcttggtccagAAACCAGAATTGCTGTAACCGTGTAAGTACGCAATCTAATTGATAATTGTTCAGAACAAAAATCCCTCTTTCTGTCTTTTTTACCAAAATTTCGCAACATTTTTGTTTGATATGTTCGTACTTTATCAAGAGCGGAATTTCTCTTACGTGAGTTTATTTTTTGGGTCCAATCttagtgttgaattttattttttttgtcaacaacTAGTGTTAGTGTCGGAATCTCAAAACGGGTGTTGCTATTCTCACCTATTTAATGCTCTTCCCACCTCATTCTTTTACCAAAACTAAGAAAAAGACGTTTTTTCCCTTGCTATGTTTCCAACACCTCCTCAACCTCCTCCATTTTGCTCACCCACAGCTTTCCTCTCACCCTCTTCTTCCACCCACAGATCTTCCCTTATACTAGCAGCTTCTCCTCCCACCAAACTCAACTCAATCCTCACCATTTGCTGTAGCTTTGTGGCATTGCGTTCATTTTTCATCTCAccatttttattcatatttatgtGTTCGTTGTTGTCTTTGACACCAGTGAGTTCTTTCCTCATTTAGATTCAACAAAAACACGAATCCATTAGGTTGAAGGACATAGTGAAATCTCAATTCTGTTATGTATCTATTTGTGTGATTGTCTTGTGAAAGTGAGGGAAAGTATAAACCATACAAAAATGTGTTATTGACAATCAAATGTTAACATAAGAACAATGTCAGTACcatcaaaatcatatatataatgcacgaaaaaatatcatcatcaacaaaAGGGTTTGAGAACCGAAATGTAACATCATTGTTAACAAAGGGGTTTGAGAACTGAAATGCAACCTCTAATAAAGTTGATGAAATGCGATGAATATGTCTACTAGTATAAATAAATTTCCTAACAAGTTGCATGAATATATCATTGACCTGTTAATGTTAGATCATACAGAAATTGCGGTTACCAGAAAATTGCAACTGTGTTAGATAAGAGTGAGGAATCTTTAGCTATAATTTGTGATGATTTGATTTGTTAATTTTAGTAACGTCGCATTTAATATGCTCAACTACTTGACACAAAAGAACATTTGGTTGagctaatcattttttttttgtatgttaaTAATGAAGCAGTAACAAGTCATGATTAGTGATGTTCATTCATAAATGAGTCAGTTATTATTGATTGTTATAATGTTGTATTGATTCACCGAGAGTAAAGTTGGACATTTTTTTCGTTTAGGAGTAGACTCTCATCTACTGCACAATAACATCACTGATGAGTTATTACTATGTACATAATTCAAATCTCAATCAATAAAGAACATACTTAATCCAAAGTAATTCCAAAATTCATTCAAAGAATATACTTCGGATATAAGATAATTCCCAATCAAGTTAAACTTGAATTTGTTTATCTTGTGTTTATTTAGACCAACGAAGAGATATTTTCCTAGATGAATTTAGTTATTTGGGAGAGCCTACTACAATAATATTAGGATCCCAACATCAACATGTCACTCAAAAGTTGGATAATATGGTatttaaaatctattaaaaatggataatttattaatatgggAGAGAATGGTCCCACTTTTATTCTGCaactttcatataaaaataaggaataaacaaaacaacatatttttcaaagaaaaaggtTGAGGGGATTGTGCAGTCAAAAGCAGGATTCgttgattttttctttcttttgagaAATGCTATAAACACCGAAAGGAAACAGACGAATAAGGTGTCGATCCACTTAAAAGTCGACACCtgtcaattaaataaattataaaacattaattgattgacctattttaactttttaaatattttctcttattcCAAAT
This region includes:
- the LOC114380977 gene encoding heparan-alpha-glucosaminide N-acetyltransferase-like, with product MDEAKRMEEGLNTPHNDYHKGELKQEIEKINGEGDSIEHDRDTRTTQEGESVQQIVEQEQPLVKQKTRRVATLDAFRGLTIVLMVLVDDAGGAYPRIDHSPWNGCTLADFVMPFFLFIVGVAIALALKRIPKVKYAVKKIILRTLKLLFWGILLQGGYSHAPDDLSYGVDMRFIRWCGILQRIALVYCVVALIETYTTKLRPSTLKPGHLSIFTAYRWQWLGGFVAFVIYMVTIFSLYVPDWSFVDYNSDKPKRYTVECGMRGHLGPACNAVGYVDRQVWGVNHLYSQPVWTRLKACTLSSPAEGPLRKNAPAWCRAPFEPEGFLSSVLAILSGTIGIHYGHVLIHFKGHFERLKQWLSMGFVLLTLGLILHFTDAIPINKQLYSFSYVCFTAGAAGIVFSVFYLLIDVWGLRTPFLFLEWIGMNAMLVFVMAAQGIFAAFVNGWYYKDPDNSLVYWIQNHVFTNVWHSERLGTLLYVIFAEITFWGVVAGILHKLGIYWKL